Proteins from a single region of Methanotorris igneus Kol 5:
- the carA gene encoding glutamine-hydrolyzing carbamoyl-phosphate synthase small subunit codes for MYAVLVLEDGTVFKGKGHGAEREILGELVFNTSMTGYVEILTDPSYKGQIVTMTYPLEGNYGVRKEWYESDGIKAEGFVVRELTGRELDDFLKEYDIPCISNIDTRFITRKIRDKGVVRACIKTSSEPISDDDIEELLKKAREHKDLSEIDLVPMVSTKEVKINEPIGEKKARCVLIDCGVKNSIIKCLTERGCEVIQVPYNTKADEILEYKADFVLVSNGPGDPVRVKETINTVKELIGQIPITGICLGHQIITLALGGETYKLKFGHRGGNQPVKDLTTGRVYITSQNHGFATKEDSLPDDVEVMHINLNDNTVEGIRHKNLPIWSVQYHPEAGPGPHDAKFLFDEMIKLKDAV; via the coding sequence ATGTATGCTGTTTTAGTTTTAGAGGATGGGACTGTTTTTAAAGGAAAAGGTCATGGTGCTGAGAGAGAGATTTTGGGAGAGTTAGTATTTAACACAAGTATGACGGGATATGTTGAGATTTTGACAGATCCTTCATATAAGGGACAAATAGTCACAATGACATACCCATTAGAAGGGAACTATGGAGTTAGGAAAGAATGGTATGAGTCAGATGGCATAAAGGCAGAGGGTTTTGTTGTTAGGGAATTGACTGGCAGAGAATTGGATGATTTTTTGAAGGAGTATGACATCCCATGCATATCCAATATTGATACAAGGTTTATAACAAGAAAGATTAGGGACAAAGGGGTTGTAAGAGCTTGCATTAAAACATCATCAGAACCAATAAGTGATGATGATATTGAGGAGTTATTGAAAAAAGCAAGAGAGCATAAGGATTTGTCGGAAATTGATTTGGTTCCAATGGTCTCTACAAAAGAAGTAAAAATCAATGAACCTATTGGAGAGAAAAAGGCAAGATGTGTCTTAATTGATTGCGGAGTTAAGAATAGCATAATAAAGTGCTTAACTGAGAGAGGGTGTGAAGTTATCCAAGTTCCATACAACACAAAGGCAGATGAAATTTTAGAATATAAGGCAGATTTCGTTTTGGTATCCAACGGTCCAGGAGACCCAGTTAGGGTTAAAGAAACCATAAATACAGTAAAAGAACTTATCGGACAAATTCCAATAACTGGAATTTGTTTAGGTCACCAAATTATTACCTTGGCATTAGGAGGGGAAACATACAAACTCAAATTTGGACATAGAGGAGGAAACCAACCAGTTAAAGATTTAACCACTGGTAGAGTTTATATAACATCTCAAAACCATGGTTTTGCTACGAAAGAGGACTCTCTCCCTGATGATGTTGAAGTTATGCACATAAATCTAAACGACAACACCGTTGAAGGGATAAGGCACAAGAATTTGCCAATTTGGAGCGTCCAATACCACCCAGAAGCAGGGCCGGGACCACATGATGCTAAGTTCTTATTTGATGAGATGATAAAATTAAAAGATGCCGTTTGA
- the serA gene encoding phosphoglycerate dehydrogenase, producing the protein MVKILVTDPLHEDAIKILEEVGDVEIATGLSKEELLEKVKDAEVLVVRSGTKVTREVIENAEKLKVIGRAGVGVDNIDLDAATEKGIIVVNAPDASSISVAELTMGLMLAAARNIPQATASLKRGEWDRKSFKGIELYGKTLGIVGLGRIGQQVAKRAQAFGMNIIAYDPYIPEEVANSLGIKLVDLNTLCKESDFITLHVPLTPKTKHMIGKEQINLMKKNAIIVNCARGGLIDEKALYEALKEKKIRAAALDVFEEEPPKDNPLLTLDNVIGTPHQGASTEEAQKSAGTIVAEQIKKVLKGEPAENVVNLPMLPPEKMSKIKPYMVLAEKLGNIIIQLLDKSVRKIEIVYAGELAKEKTDLIKRAFLKGLLSPILLAGINLVNAPVIAKNRNIKVVEGTLSESEYGNAIKVIAEGETDKVSITGTIANGKPMLCEINGYKVNFSPEGIFCVIKHIDRPGTIGRVCLTLGDYGINIAGMQVGRESPGGESIMLLDVDHVVPEEVVEKIKKLENIKDMKVINL; encoded by the coding sequence ATGGTTAAGATATTAGTAACAGACCCATTGCATGAGGATGCTATAAAGATTTTAGAAGAAGTTGGTGATGTTGAAATAGCAACTGGCTTAAGCAAAGAGGAATTATTGGAAAAGGTTAAAGATGCAGAAGTTTTAGTTGTCAGAAGTGGGACAAAAGTAACAAGAGAAGTTATTGAAAATGCAGAAAAATTAAAAGTTATAGGTAGGGCAGGGGTTGGTGTTGATAATATTGACTTAGATGCCGCGACTGAGAAAGGGATTATTGTTGTTAATGCCCCTGATGCATCATCAATTTCAGTTGCAGAGCTAACAATGGGTTTAATGCTTGCAGCAGCAAGAAACATCCCACAAGCAACGGCATCATTAAAAAGAGGAGAATGGGATAGAAAGTCATTTAAAGGTATTGAATTGTATGGAAAAACACTTGGAATTGTTGGTTTAGGAAGAATTGGACAACAAGTTGCTAAAAGGGCTCAGGCATTTGGAATGAACATAATTGCTTACGACCCTTACATACCAGAGGAAGTGGCTAACTCACTTGGAATAAAATTGGTTGATTTAAACACACTATGCAAAGAGAGTGATTTCATAACATTACACGTCCCATTAACACCAAAAACAAAACACATGATTGGAAAAGAGCAGATTAACTTAATGAAGAAAAACGCTATAATAGTAAACTGTGCAAGAGGAGGATTAATTGACGAAAAGGCATTGTATGAAGCATTAAAAGAAAAGAAAATAAGAGCAGCAGCACTTGATGTCTTTGAAGAGGAGCCACCAAAAGACAACCCATTATTGACCTTAGATAATGTTATTGGAACTCCACACCAAGGTGCTTCAACAGAAGAGGCACAAAAAAGTGCAGGAACAATAGTTGCTGAGCAGATAAAGAAGGTATTGAAAGGAGAACCTGCTGAAAATGTTGTTAACTTGCCAATGCTTCCTCCTGAAAAGATGAGCAAAATAAAACCATATATGGTATTGGCTGAGAAGTTGGGTAACATAATTATTCAATTACTTGACAAATCTGTGAGAAAAATAGAGATCGTCTATGCTGGAGAATTGGCTAAAGAGAAAACAGATTTAATAAAGAGGGCATTTTTAAAAGGTCTTTTATCACCGATATTACTTGCTGGAATTAACTTAGTTAACGCTCCAGTTATTGCAAAGAATAGAAACATAAAAGTTGTTGAGGGAACATTGTCAGAGAGTGAATATGGAAACGCTATAAAAGTTATTGCAGAAGGGGAGACAGATAAAGTTTCAATCACTGGAACTATTGCAAATGGAAAACCAATGTTATGTGAAATTAATGGATATAAAGTTAACTTCAGCCCAGAGGGAATATTCTGCGTTATAAAGCACATAGATAGACCTGGCACAATTGGAAGAGTTTGCCTAACCCTTGGAGATTATGGAATAAACATTGCTGGAATGCAAGTTGGTAGGGAATCCCCCGGCGGAGAGAGCATTATGTTATTAGATGTTGACCATGTAGTTCCAGAAGAGGTTGTAGAGAAAATAAAGAAACTTGAAAATATAAAGGATATGAAGGTTATCAACTTATAG
- a CDS encoding APC family permease, with protein MKYLTLKDAVFLTITSIIGGGIFVLSPLTYLIAGKCAIYGWILVLMISMVLVLPFAYATTKITKSGGPYKYVMRIFGKKVGTIFAYTLWFAGVTAISAVVSFFSIIFNIYFNFEYVGIVLVIFLTLLIINGVKVVGNFLRIFGTLTVITLLFIIFSNKFDLSVFDAKVNLFKVLVTSYFGLWTMTGWEGISIPSEAFKNPERDIGYGLIIGTFIIGILYLLYTLVVISSNITYSELGDVIGALIGNNSLIWVCILLIIGGCVFSWLFSLGWMPYALSHDKIFIPKFSDAFVKLRKGIPTNGVLLNSFIIATLSIYPSKTLVDLGMFLTLISYFVLYLSVFKEKVSAFKIKFVSLLAAVITLLIIAFRVYLLFNGK; from the coding sequence GTGAAATACCTAACTTTAAAGGATGCAGTATTTTTGACAATAACTTCTATCATTGGTGGGGGGATTTTTGTTTTATCTCCATTAACATATTTGATTGCAGGAAAATGTGCAATATATGGGTGGATTTTGGTTTTGATGATAAGTATGGTTTTGGTTTTACCATTTGCATACGCAACAACAAAGATAACCAAAAGTGGGGGACCATATAAATACGTGATGAGAATTTTTGGGAAAAAGGTGGGAACAATTTTTGCATATACACTGTGGTTTGCTGGAGTAACTGCGATCTCAGCAGTTGTATCGTTTTTTAGTATAATATTCAACATCTACTTTAACTTTGAGTATGTAGGTATTGTTTTGGTTATATTTTTAACACTCCTTATTATAAATGGTGTTAAGGTCGTAGGGAACTTTTTAAGAATTTTTGGAACTTTAACAGTAATCACTTTATTGTTTATAATATTTTCAAATAAATTTGATTTATCAGTTTTTGATGCCAAAGTTAATTTGTTTAAGGTTTTGGTAACGAGTTATTTTGGACTTTGGACTATGACGGGTTGGGAAGGGATATCAATACCCTCAGAGGCATTTAAAAATCCAGAAAGGGACATTGGCTATGGCTTGATTATTGGGACATTTATTATCGGAATTTTGTATTTGCTATATACGTTAGTTGTAATCTCATCAAATATAACTTATAGTGAATTGGGGGATGTTATAGGGGCACTAATCGGGAATAATTCCCTCATTTGGGTTTGTATTCTGTTGATAATTGGAGGATGTGTATTTAGCTGGCTTTTTTCCTTAGGTTGGATGCCCTATGCTCTGTCCCATGACAAAATATTCATCCCAAAATTTTCAGATGCATTTGTTAAATTAAGAAAAGGCATTCCCACAAATGGTGTTTTGCTGAATTCGTTTATTATCGCTACCCTCTCTATATATCCATCAAAAACTTTGGTTGATTTGGGGATGTTTCTAACTTTAATATCCTATTTCGTTTTGTATCTCTCTGTTTTTAAGGAAAAGGTATCGGCATTCAAAATAAAGTTCGTATCTTTATTGGCAGCGGTAATAACTTTATTAATCATTGCATTTAGAGTTTATTTGTTATTTAATGGAAAATAA
- a CDS encoding bifunctional N(6)-L-threonylcarbamoyladenine synthase/serine/threonine protein kinase, whose product MICIGLEGTAEKTGVGVVTSDGEVLFNKTIIYTPPKQGIHPREAADHHAETFPKLIKEAFEVVDKDEIDLIAFSQGPGLGPCLRVTATAARTLSLALKKPIIGVNHCVAHIEIGKLTTDAEDPLTLYVSGGNTQVIAYVSNKYRVFGETLDIAIGNCLDQFARFCNLPHPGGPYVEKLAEKGEKLIDLPYTVKGMDISFSGLLTSAMRSYESGERLEDVCFSLQEIAFSMLTEITERALAHTNKPEVMLVGGVAANNRLREMLKIMSEEQNVDFYVPEKQFCGDNGAMIAWLGILQYMNGKRMTLEETRIIPNYRTDMVEVNWIKEIPKKKRKIPPHLIGKGAEADIKKSTYLNWDVVIKERIKKSYRIEELDKLIRTRRTVREGRFLALIKNFDIPAPYVFDVDRDKGIIVMSYIHGKLAKDVIEEGDLDCCYEIGEIVAKLHENNIIHNDLTTSNFIVGKDGRTYIIDFGLGKFSDLIEDKAVDLIVLKKAILTTHYNKFQEVWEKIIEGYKTYELWEEVINHMGEVEKRARYL is encoded by the coding sequence ATGATTTGTATCGGATTGGAAGGAACGGCAGAAAAAACTGGTGTTGGTGTTGTTACCTCTGATGGGGAAGTCTTATTTAATAAAACTATTATTTACACCCCTCCAAAGCAGGGTATCCACCCAAGGGAAGCCGCAGATCATCATGCTGAGACCTTCCCAAAACTTATAAAAGAAGCGTTTGAGGTTGTTGATAAGGATGAGATTGATTTAATCGCATTTTCTCAAGGCCCAGGATTGGGGCCGTGTTTAAGAGTAACCGCAACAGCGGCGAGAACATTATCATTAGCATTAAAAAAGCCAATTATTGGGGTGAATCACTGCGTTGCACATATAGAGATTGGAAAATTAACTACCGATGCAGAGGATCCATTGACATTATATGTTAGCGGAGGGAACACCCAAGTTATTGCCTATGTATCAAACAAATATAGGGTATTTGGAGAAACATTAGATATTGCAATAGGAAACTGTTTAGACCAGTTTGCAAGATTCTGCAACCTCCCACATCCTGGGGGACCTTATGTAGAGAAACTTGCTGAAAAAGGAGAGAAGCTTATTGATTTGCCATATACTGTCAAAGGTATGGATATTTCATTCTCGGGGCTATTAACTTCTGCAATGAGGAGTTATGAAAGTGGGGAAAGGTTAGAGGACGTATGCTTTTCCCTCCAAGAGATAGCATTTTCCATGCTCACAGAGATAACTGAGAGGGCTTTAGCCCACACAAATAAGCCAGAAGTTATGCTTGTTGGAGGGGTTGCGGCAAATAATCGCCTTAGAGAGATGCTAAAAATAATGAGTGAAGAACAGAATGTTGATTTCTATGTTCCAGAAAAGCAGTTTTGTGGAGATAATGGGGCTATGATTGCTTGGTTAGGGATTTTGCAATATATGAATGGGAAAAGAATGACATTGGAAGAGACAAGAATCATACCAAATTATAGAACAGATATGGTTGAAGTTAATTGGATTAAGGAAATACCAAAAAAGAAAAGAAAAATTCCCCCACACTTAATAGGAAAGGGTGCAGAGGCAGATATTAAAAAGAGCACTTATCTAAATTGGGATGTTGTGATAAAGGAGAGAATTAAAAAAAGTTATAGGATCGAGGAGTTGGATAAATTAATAAGAACAAGAAGAACTGTGAGAGAGGGGAGATTCCTTGCTTTAATAAAGAACTTTGACATCCCTGCCCCTTATGTGTTTGATGTTGATAGAGACAAAGGTATAATAGTTATGAGTTACATACATGGAAAATTGGCAAAGGATGTTATAGAGGAAGGGGATTTGGACTGTTGTTATGAAATTGGGGAAATTGTAGCGAAGTTGCATGAAAACAATATTATACACAATGATTTAACAACATCAAACTTTATTGTTGGGAAAGATGGGAGAACATACATTATTGACTTTGGGCTTGGAAAGTTTTCTGATTTGATTGAGGACAAGGCGGTTGATTTGATTGTTTTAAAGAAGGCGATTTTAACCACACACTACAACAAATTCCAAGAAGTTTGGGAGAAAATCATTGAGGGATATAAAACATATGAACTATGGGAAGAAGTCATTAACCACATGGGAGAAGTGGAAAAAAGAGCAAGATATTTATAA
- a CDS encoding MarC family protein yields the protein MDLNFFIYSFTSLFIIVDPIGLIPVFHLLTYYYSKDEQIEIIKSAIITATITLLIFAFFGTYIFDYFGITLDSFKVAGGLLLFKIAWDMLHAEMSKTKHSPREEVDIRMGGVAVVPLAIPLLAGPGAITTTIILMGKAQNLTDKTTVILSIISTMIISGLILSASDIVVKKLKVSGINAIVRIMGLILAAISVQIIFSGAYGLIKAITA from the coding sequence ATGGACTTAAATTTTTTCATCTATTCTTTTACATCATTGTTTATCATTGTTGACCCGATTGGCTTAATTCCAGTATTCCATCTTTTAACATACTACTATTCAAAGGATGAGCAAATAGAAATAATAAAAAGTGCCATTATAACTGCAACAATAACACTATTAATATTTGCGTTCTTTGGAACGTATATTTTTGATTACTTTGGGATAACATTGGACTCATTCAAAGTTGCAGGAGGCTTATTGCTGTTTAAAATTGCATGGGATATGCTCCATGCTGAGATGTCAAAAACAAAACACTCTCCAAGAGAGGAAGTCGATATACGTATGGGGGGCGTTGCAGTAGTTCCATTGGCAATCCCTTTACTTGCAGGGCCTGGAGCTATAACAACAACCATAATTTTAATGGGAAAAGCACAAAATTTGACGGATAAAACAACAGTTATATTGTCGATAATCTCAACTATGATAATCTCTGGTTTAATACTCTCTGCATCAGATATTGTTGTGAAAAAATTAAAGGTATCAGGTATCAATGCAATAGTAAGGATTATGGGGCTTATATTAGCGGCAATATCAGTTCAGATTATATTTAGTGGTGCCTATGGATTAATAAAGGCCATCACTGCATAA
- a CDS encoding DUF2120 family protein: MHLKMTVGKIMQSLNAFKGSKPICDIEGLLIVRGVCRDENFEKYNSIKEYLEAKLKENGFEIADEDDIVLFVERINNVLKETMASPDMFGFEALKKSFESIGCECDYVIGKKGNLMVGVSMWFDKNRKNPKFVEVVGC; the protein is encoded by the coding sequence ATGCACTTGAAAATGACTGTTGGAAAAATTATGCAATCTTTAAATGCATTTAAAGGTTCAAAACCAATATGTGATATAGAGGGTTTGTTGATAGTGAGGGGCGTTTGTAGAGATGAGAATTTTGAAAAATACAACAGCATAAAGGAATACTTAGAGGCAAAATTAAAAGAGAATGGTTTTGAGATTGCTGATGAGGATGATATTGTATTGTTTGTTGAGAGGATAAACAATGTTTTAAAAGAGACAATGGCAAGCCCTGACATGTTTGGATTTGAGGCATTAAAAAAGTCATTTGAAAGCATAGGTTGTGAGTGCGACTATGTTATAGGTAAAAAAGGCAATTTGATGGTTGGTGTAAGTATGTGGTTCGATAAAAATAGAAAAAACCCAAAGTTCGTTGAAGTTGTTGGGTGCTAA